One genomic segment of Sander lucioperca isolate FBNREF2018 chromosome 10, SLUC_FBN_1.2, whole genome shotgun sequence includes these proteins:
- the si:dkey-79d12.5 gene encoding maternal B9.15 protein: MKREVEAGVSFLKRLAVAHGKLSEAKAECFSEKLQKLLCDRYDEHWYPDCPSKGQAYRCIRINSGVLCDEVILKACEESELTPSELGLPREITLWIDPLEVCARSAENGRPFTIACFEEEGVEGKQTDSSVDSINLDTSDYHSATSSDCGSTASSDTEEEAKDGETEGEHGNEEKEVVKKEEAEGDTYTVAMMPRIRKRHGEGPNKLKYVRNMLPASLQYFYHPAPVWPQYKKGTPMFLNAVCAPPPPPPQQVFGYYILPQPSPQFILPQATLQPWGAVKG; this comes from the exons ATGAAAAGAGAGGTGGAGGCTGGAGTCAGCTTCCTCAAACGCCTGGCTGTGGCACATGGCAAGCTCAGTGAAGCCAAGGCAGAATGTTTTTCTGAGAAGCTACAGAAACTTTTATGCGACAGATATGATGAACACTGGTACCCTGACTGCCCCAGCAAAGGCCAGGCATACAG ATGTATCCGGATAAATAGCGGAGTACTTTGCGATGAAGTAATTCTGAAGGCATGTGAGGAGAGTGAGCTCACACCCAGTGAACTAGGCCTTCCGCGTGAGATCACACTGTGGATCGACCCACTGGAGGTGTGTGCAAG ATCTGCAGAGAACGGTAGGCCCTTCACAATAGCCTGTTTCGAAGAGGAAGGTGTGGAGGGAAAACAGACTGACTCCTCAGTGGACTCAATAAATCTGGACACATCAGATTACCACTCTGCTACCTCTTCGGATTGTGGTTCCACTGCGTCAAGCGACACAGAGGAGGAGGCAAAAGATGGCGAGACGGAGGGAGAGCACGGAAATGAAGAGAAGGAGGTCGTCAAGAAGGAAGAGGCAGAAGGCGACACCTACACTGTAGCAATGATGCCCAGGATTCGCAAGCGACACGGAGAAGGACCAAATAAACTCAAATACGTCAGAAATATG CTCCCTGCCAGCCTCCAGTACTTCTACCACCCTGCACCAGTTTGGCCTCAATACAAGAAAGGCACTCCTATGTTTCTTAATGCAGTATGCGCACCTCCGCCACCTCCACCCCAGCAGGTATTTGGCTACTATATCTTGCCGCAGCCATCTCCGCAGTTTATTCTGCCTCAGGCCACTCTGCAGCCGTGGGGAGCTGTGAAGGGTTAG